The Streptomyces sp. NBC_01268 genome window below encodes:
- a CDS encoding class I SAM-dependent methyltransferase: MSGQLYDEIGEAFEGFKTLPLARYGEVPGFLALVGDVRGRSVLDLASGTGFYSREFKRRGASRVLGVDISGEMIAAARSLEDADPLGISYEVGDIAELRPFDEPFDLAVAVQAFNYADDVATIERMTRAIHRSLAPGADFFVFTQNPEFRLGGETLAKYGFRCEPVGDENEVGPHIRLTALLDPPISFTAHPPRRDVFEDTLQAAGFTDLTWVPLEISPAGIKEYGEDFWQVFNDNPALTMLRCRA, translated from the coding sequence ATGAGCGGTCAGCTGTACGACGAGATCGGCGAGGCGTTCGAGGGCTTCAAGACCCTTCCGCTGGCCCGCTACGGGGAGGTGCCCGGCTTCCTCGCCCTGGTGGGCGACGTGCGGGGCAGGTCGGTCCTCGACCTGGCCTCCGGGACCGGTTTCTACAGCCGCGAGTTCAAGCGCCGCGGCGCCTCCCGCGTCCTCGGCGTCGACATCTCCGGCGAGATGATCGCCGCCGCGCGGTCCCTGGAGGACGCCGACCCGCTCGGCATCTCCTACGAGGTCGGCGACATCGCCGAACTGCGCCCCTTCGACGAGCCCTTCGACCTCGCCGTCGCGGTCCAGGCGTTCAACTACGCCGACGACGTCGCCACGATCGAGCGGATGACCCGTGCGATCCACCGCAGCCTGGCGCCCGGCGCCGACTTCTTCGTCTTCACGCAGAATCCCGAGTTCCGCCTCGGCGGCGAGACGCTGGCCAAGTACGGCTTCCGGTGCGAGCCGGTCGGCGACGAGAACGAGGTCGGCCCCCACATCCGCCTCACCGCCCTCCTCGACCCGCCGATCTCCTTCACCGCCCACCCGCCCCGCCGGGACGTCTTCGAGGACACCCTCCAGGCCGCCGGCTTCACCGACCTGACCTGGGTCCCCCTGGAGATCTCCCCCGCCGGCATCAAGGAGTACGGCGAGGACTTCTGGCAGGTCTTCAACGACAACCCGGCCCTGACGATGCTGCGCTGCCGGGCCTGA
- a CDS encoding GNAT family N-acetyltransferase, translating into MDIRPTPYDHPDAVKLNDAVQLEYAERYKDDEGDGEGDLTPLDATMFAPPRGLYLIAYAPEGHPVATGGWRSQEANDEGYADGDAELKRMYVIPEARGLGLARRILGTLEADARAAGRTRMVLETGTAQPEAIALYTSSGYEPCTKFGYYRDYPNSRCFAKTL; encoded by the coding sequence ATGGATATACGCCCCACGCCGTACGACCACCCCGACGCGGTCAAGCTCAACGACGCCGTGCAGCTGGAGTACGCCGAGCGCTACAAGGACGACGAAGGCGACGGCGAGGGCGACCTCACACCGCTCGACGCCACGATGTTCGCCCCGCCGCGGGGCCTCTACCTGATCGCGTACGCCCCCGAGGGCCACCCGGTGGCGACCGGCGGCTGGCGCTCCCAGGAGGCGAACGACGAGGGTTACGCGGACGGCGACGCCGAGCTGAAGCGCATGTACGTGATCCCCGAGGCCCGCGGCCTGGGCCTGGCCCGTCGCATCCTCGGCACGCTGGAGGCGGACGCCCGCGCGGCCGGCCGCACCCGCATGGTCCTGGAGACGGGCACCGCCCAGCCGGAGGCCATCGCCCTGTACACGTCGAGCGGCTACGAGCCCTGCACGAAGTTCGGCTACTACCGCGACTACCCGAACAGCCGCTGCTTCGCGAAGACCCTCTGA
- a CDS encoding nucleotide kinase domain-containing protein, giving the protein MVTTLQARPRVRRTEDSEPPKPVRIAGRVLKPTPVFDTYWRFAAVRQQVYLARLGEAQGPAVPDPVLAQHRFTNCFRASDRVSQYLIGHVSYHGDQAWQEVFFRTLLFKVFNRIQTWQLLEEHLGEVTWQGYDYRAVNQVLSRAFASGERLYSAAYITPPPKLGEQRKHRNHLRLLEMLMDQGAPERVERAASMQEAYQVLLGFPALGPFLAYQYLIDLNYGAGLSFSEMDFVVPGPGARDGIRKCFGATASGIEAEVIRYMADTQEEHFARLGLIFAGLRGRPLQLIDCQNLFCEVDKYARVVHPDIAGISGRSRIKQLYRPDSALLTAWFPPKWGINS; this is encoded by the coding sequence ATGGTGACCACGCTGCAAGCCCGACCGCGGGTTCGCCGGACGGAAGACTCCGAGCCCCCTAAGCCCGTGCGGATTGCGGGTCGTGTCCTGAAGCCCACGCCGGTGTTCGACACCTACTGGCGGTTCGCGGCCGTGCGGCAGCAGGTGTACCTGGCGCGCTTGGGGGAGGCCCAGGGGCCGGCGGTACCGGACCCCGTGCTCGCCCAGCATCGGTTTACCAACTGCTTCCGGGCGTCCGATCGGGTCAGCCAGTATTTGATCGGCCACGTGTCTTACCACGGTGACCAGGCGTGGCAGGAAGTGTTCTTCCGCACGTTGCTGTTCAAGGTCTTCAACAGGATCCAGACCTGGCAACTGCTTGAGGAGCACCTGGGCGAGGTCACTTGGCAGGGCTACGACTACCGTGCCGTGAACCAAGTACTGTCACGGGCATTCGCGTCCGGGGAACGGCTGTACTCCGCTGCGTACATCACCCCGCCGCCGAAGCTGGGGGAGCAGCGCAAGCACCGCAACCACCTACGCCTGCTTGAGATGCTGATGGACCAAGGGGCGCCTGAGCGGGTGGAACGGGCTGCTTCAATGCAAGAGGCTTACCAGGTGCTGTTGGGCTTTCCTGCGCTCGGCCCGTTCCTGGCCTACCAATACCTGATTGACCTCAACTATGGGGCAGGGCTGTCGTTCTCCGAGATGGACTTTGTCGTTCCCGGCCCGGGTGCCCGCGATGGCATCCGCAAGTGCTTCGGCGCCACCGCGAGCGGCATCGAGGCCGAGGTGATCCGCTACATGGCGGACACCCAGGAGGAGCACTTTGCCCGACTCGGGCTCATCTTCGCCGGACTGCGCGGGCGCCCCTTGCAGCTGATTGACTGTCAGAATCTGTTCTGCGAAGTCGACAAGTACGCGCGCGTGGTCCACCCGGACATCGCGGGCATCAGCGGCCGCAGCCGCATCAAACAGTTGTATCGTCCCGACAGTGCCCTCCTGACTGCCTGGTTCCCACCCAAGTGGGGCATCAACTCATAG
- a CDS encoding nucleoside triphosphate pyrophosphohydrolase family protein: MDLNRYQQAAIKTLQEPAPGTDPVVVPLLGLIGEVGSLATAYKKRLRDGPGLASGKQHLREELGDVLWYVAALAHRFDLNLEDVAAANLVKIGDRWRPTPAADRIVFDAHFPESERLPRRATLTFTVQRRDRDGRTVAILTRDGTPCGDPLTDASHIDDDYRFHDIFHLAHAVVLGWSPVSRFLLGCKRKSDPKTDEAEDGGRAIAIEEGISALVFSYATRHGYFENVRHIDHEFIKTITSMASHLEVSVLRSADWEQAIMTGYDAWRQLRAQGGGTVHLDLDEQTLMVEP; the protein is encoded by the coding sequence GTGGACCTCAACCGCTACCAGCAAGCCGCCATCAAGACGCTTCAGGAACCCGCCCCGGGTACTGATCCTGTCGTGGTGCCCCTGCTCGGCCTCATCGGCGAGGTCGGCTCCCTCGCCACCGCCTACAAAAAGCGCCTTCGTGACGGGCCCGGCCTCGCCTCAGGGAAGCAGCACCTTCGCGAAGAACTCGGTGACGTCCTGTGGTACGTCGCTGCTCTCGCCCACCGCTTCGACCTCAACCTCGAAGACGTTGCCGCCGCCAACCTCGTCAAGATCGGTGACCGGTGGCGGCCCACCCCGGCCGCCGACCGCATCGTCTTCGATGCCCACTTTCCTGAGTCCGAGCGACTCCCGCGGCGGGCCACCCTCACCTTCACCGTCCAGCGGCGAGACCGTGATGGGCGTACCGTCGCCATCTTGACCCGCGACGGCACCCCCTGCGGAGACCCGCTGACCGACGCGTCTCACATCGACGACGACTACCGCTTCCACGACATCTTTCATCTAGCTCATGCTGTTGTCCTTGGCTGGTCGCCGGTCTCTCGCTTCTTGCTGGGCTGCAAGCGCAAGAGTGACCCCAAGACTGACGAGGCCGAGGATGGCGGTCGTGCCATCGCCATCGAGGAGGGCATCTCCGCTCTCGTCTTCTCCTACGCGACCCGTCACGGCTACTTCGAGAACGTCCGCCACATCGATCACGAGTTCATCAAGACCATCACCTCCATGGCTTCTCACCTCGAGGTCAGCGTTCTGCGCTCGGCCGACTGGGAGCAGGCGATCATGACGGGGTACGACGCCTGGCGGCAGCTTCGTGCCCAAGGCGGCGGAACCGTGCATCTGGATCTCGATGAGCAGACTCTGATGGTCGAGCCGTAG
- a CDS encoding ImmA/IrrE family metallo-endopeptidase codes for MNWDVAHKVAAMEAVKAHRDLSIDRNGYVDVYGALLRAGMVGMARPMPRLFGVYAAPRDNGPAVLLNASLDIVAQRHTAAHELGHHRAGHGTSLDEELDRARTWGDGSWPDEEKVAEAFAAWFLMPLPAVQNALAQIGVNRPLVPEHAYRIARILGTSYAGTVNHLHRLRLLSRVQKIEWLRVKPASIKANLAGGTVPGKAHVHLIDTGVHCTTVRVDAGDLVVLSNTGARFESLPPALQGPEDAHGQISLGDASASGIAEVTDMFTGAASATVHFPGATGLLEFTLERQAPRAGIQSLWPA; via the coding sequence GTGAACTGGGACGTGGCCCACAAGGTCGCCGCGATGGAGGCCGTAAAAGCACACCGCGACCTGTCTATCGACCGCAACGGGTACGTGGACGTGTACGGCGCACTACTGCGCGCCGGCATGGTCGGGATGGCGCGGCCCATGCCGCGATTGTTCGGGGTGTACGCCGCCCCACGGGACAACGGGCCCGCAGTACTGCTGAACGCCAGCTTGGACATCGTGGCCCAACGACACACCGCTGCACACGAATTGGGACACCACCGAGCAGGCCACGGAACATCGTTGGACGAGGAGCTGGACCGCGCTCGCACGTGGGGGGACGGGTCCTGGCCGGACGAGGAGAAGGTGGCAGAGGCGTTCGCGGCCTGGTTCCTGATGCCCCTGCCTGCTGTCCAGAACGCGCTGGCACAGATCGGGGTGAATCGTCCTCTGGTCCCTGAGCATGCCTATCGGATCGCTCGCATTCTGGGCACTTCCTACGCCGGGACGGTGAACCACCTGCACCGGCTGCGGCTGCTGTCGCGGGTGCAGAAGATCGAGTGGCTGCGGGTCAAGCCCGCCTCCATCAAGGCGAACCTCGCGGGCGGCACCGTGCCCGGGAAGGCCCACGTCCACTTGATCGACACCGGCGTACACTGCACCACCGTGCGGGTCGATGCGGGTGACTTGGTGGTCCTGAGTAACACCGGGGCACGGTTTGAGTCCCTGCCGCCCGCGCTGCAGGGCCCCGAGGATGCCCATGGCCAGATCTCCTTGGGCGATGCCTCGGCCTCTGGAATTGCTGAGGTCACTGACATGTTCACCGGTGCAGCCTCGGCCACCGTGCACTTCCCCGGCGCCACAGGGCTGTTGGAGTTCACCCTGGAGCGCCAGGCCCCACGCGCCGGCATCCAGAGCCTGTGGCCCGCCTGA
- a CDS encoding acyl carrier protein translates to MIVEFLAELQDRDPDELRMELEEASEELSVDSILIVEILTRIEERYGISVPADEEAARSTRSVRTFATTVLNVINERQKP, encoded by the coding sequence GTGATCGTGGAGTTCCTGGCCGAACTACAGGATCGGGATCCCGACGAGCTGCGGATGGAGCTGGAGGAGGCCAGCGAGGAGCTGTCGGTCGACTCCATCCTCATCGTCGAGATCCTGACGCGCATCGAGGAGCGCTATGGCATCAGCGTCCCCGCAGATGAGGAGGCCGCCCGCTCTACCCGGTCGGTGCGCACCTTCGCCACCACCGTCTTGAATGTGATCAACGAGAGGCAAAAGCCATGA
- a CDS encoding serine/threonine-protein kinase, giving the protein MGTVHAALDIRGNRLAVKVVHPAQAGDEEFRARFRREVALTSRVNGPCLVPVVAADCDDERPWLATPYIPGPTLQQHIAVSGPLQGVMLHALAAGTAAALASVHEAGVIHRDIKPGNVILSPDGPRLLDFGIAHALDGTAVTRTGVLTGTPGWISPEQYRTGAAGPESDVFAWGALVAYAGTGRHPFGTGAPDTVAFRVMSQEPDLSGMPDELGRIAASALSKEPDDRPTTRILSEECIRLLEHQDTHVLPQQVSVHTVVDTLVASHWNAPPAQVDAWPIARSYGRARRYSFIAAAALTVLSIGAAAMYAATFHAGQELPPTAPASTAPTASSPRPVAAPIRPTSTTPSATTASTPAATEAPSEPQPAYTRSDNAQPTVEEWSAARDAMTASERNIAAAINKEVGPFLRDEWGLSDGVQVTFNPEAQTMFLTAGPSVTAWENGGDYTDLRRSVMFSGCSYGNDKLRTDINWPYGRVVVVYRESMAKPVIADYREVTNGMRCRV; this is encoded by the coding sequence ATGGGGACGGTGCACGCCGCTCTGGACATCCGCGGCAATCGTCTTGCAGTGAAGGTCGTCCATCCTGCTCAAGCTGGCGATGAGGAGTTCCGTGCCCGCTTCCGGCGCGAGGTGGCCCTGACAAGCAGGGTGAACGGGCCATGTCTTGTGCCCGTGGTGGCGGCAGACTGCGATGACGAGCGCCCATGGCTCGCCACGCCCTACATACCGGGGCCTACGCTCCAGCAACACATCGCCGTGTCGGGCCCTCTCCAGGGGGTGATGCTGCACGCTTTGGCAGCTGGCACCGCGGCTGCCTTGGCTTCGGTCCACGAGGCCGGTGTGATCCACCGGGACATCAAGCCAGGCAATGTGATCCTCTCACCCGACGGTCCGCGCCTGCTCGACTTCGGCATCGCGCATGCCCTGGACGGCACCGCAGTCACCCGCACCGGAGTGCTGACTGGGACGCCCGGCTGGATCAGCCCGGAGCAGTACCGCACTGGTGCTGCGGGGCCAGAGTCCGACGTCTTCGCCTGGGGCGCACTCGTTGCCTACGCCGGAACAGGGCGCCATCCGTTCGGCACAGGGGCACCGGACACCGTCGCGTTCCGCGTGATGTCTCAAGAGCCTGATCTCTCCGGCATGCCGGATGAGTTGGGTCGTATTGCGGCAAGTGCATTGTCAAAGGAGCCAGACGACCGGCCCACCACGCGCATCCTGAGCGAGGAATGCATACGGCTCCTCGAGCATCAGGACACCCATGTCTTGCCGCAGCAGGTTTCAGTGCACACTGTCGTTGACACCCTGGTAGCCAGTCATTGGAACGCGCCACCTGCACAGGTAGACGCCTGGCCCATCGCCCGGAGTTACGGCCGGGCCCGCAGATACAGCTTCATCGCGGCCGCAGCACTCACCGTCCTGAGCATCGGGGCCGCGGCCATGTATGCAGCCACGTTTCATGCAGGGCAGGAATTGCCGCCCACGGCGCCAGCCAGCACGGCACCCACGGCGTCCTCGCCCCGTCCGGTTGCTGCCCCTATCCGCCCGACGAGCACCACCCCTTCCGCCACCACGGCCAGCACGCCAGCTGCCACAGAGGCACCATCGGAGCCGCAACCGGCCTACACCCGCAGTGACAACGCCCAGCCCACTGTCGAGGAGTGGTCGGCGGCCCGCGATGCCATGACAGCCTCCGAGCGGAACATCGCTGCCGCCATCAACAAGGAGGTAGGTCCGTTCCTCCGCGACGAATGGGGACTGTCCGACGGCGTGCAGGTGACGTTCAACCCCGAGGCGCAGACCATGTTCCTCACCGCCGGCCCGTCGGTAACCGCCTGGGAGAACGGCGGTGACTACACCGACCTGCGGCGCAGCGTCATGTTCAGCGGCTGCTCCTACGGCAACGACAAACTACGCACCGACATCAACTGGCCCTACGGGCGAGTGGTCGTCGTCTACCGAGAGTCGATGGCGAAGCCTGTAATCGCTGACTACCGGGAAGTCACCAACGGCATGCGATGCCGTGTCTGA
- a CDS encoding YwqG family protein — translation MSSETLAPKPVLSVTPWMIGRMTHGSRDALLSLALQHLSPEVAEKWLGLLRPGVRLEIAAGSDDVVGHLGGMPALSATAEWPAWDGHGPLSFIASIDCARLPTAALDIDLPAAGTLLFFYFDGQLDDGEALVLAEDRESWAGARVLYVAADEEVTECGAPAGLKPYPVVPLTARVEMTATEPWHPSVRAAFAPGAPLGNRYDHPVCSQGFLEALWEFDDEVGHQIGGHAHSVQNPVEIEIAEAVLDGEVSWDDPRLSEEAGNWVLLAQFDSEDAADMMWGDAGALYWLIRPEDLAERRFERAMFTWQCS, via the coding sequence TTGAGCAGTGAGACGCTCGCCCCGAAACCAGTTCTGTCAGTGACGCCGTGGATGATCGGCCGCATGACACATGGTTCCCGAGATGCCCTGCTCTCTCTCGCCCTGCAGCATCTGTCGCCTGAGGTTGCCGAGAAGTGGCTCGGTCTGCTTCGCCCTGGCGTGCGTCTTGAGATAGCGGCTGGCTCTGACGATGTGGTCGGCCATCTTGGCGGCATGCCCGCCTTGTCGGCCACCGCAGAGTGGCCGGCATGGGATGGTCACGGTCCGCTCTCCTTCATCGCCTCGATCGACTGCGCGCGTCTGCCGACAGCTGCGCTGGACATCGACCTGCCCGCAGCGGGAACGCTGCTGTTCTTCTACTTCGATGGGCAGTTGGACGACGGCGAGGCTCTCGTTCTGGCCGAGGACCGGGAGAGCTGGGCGGGCGCCCGCGTGCTCTATGTGGCAGCTGACGAGGAGGTGACGGAGTGTGGGGCGCCTGCAGGCCTCAAGCCGTATCCGGTGGTGCCGCTTACCGCTCGGGTGGAGATGACGGCGACCGAGCCCTGGCATCCGTCCGTCCGGGCCGCCTTCGCTCCGGGTGCCCCGCTGGGGAACCGGTACGACCACCCCGTCTGCTCGCAGGGGTTCCTCGAGGCGCTGTGGGAGTTCGACGACGAGGTGGGGCATCAGATCGGCGGCCACGCTCACTCCGTACAGAACCCCGTGGAGATCGAGATCGCGGAGGCGGTTTTGGACGGCGAGGTGTCCTGGGACGACCCTCGGCTGTCCGAGGAGGCGGGCAACTGGGTGCTGCTGGCCCAGTTCGACAGCGAGGACGCCGCAGACATGATGTGGGGCGATGCCGGAGCCCTGTACTGGCTGATCCGCCCGGAAGATCTGGCCGAGCGGCGCTTCGAGCGGGCGATGTTCACCTGGCAGTGCAGCTGA
- a CDS encoding helix-turn-helix domain-containing protein — translation MSPEPAALRGRDPELELLGERLRNTRDYLGMSQQHVSDMTGIPRSAVSDIERGARRVDSLELKKLARLYMRPVSYFLAKEEEADLGEHALAGLPRALVGLSDGDWEEVLSFAEFLKFRRASEKERERGE, via the coding sequence ATGAGCCCCGAACCTGCCGCACTTCGCGGCCGCGACCCTGAGCTCGAACTCCTCGGGGAGCGTCTGCGCAATACCCGCGACTACCTGGGCATGTCGCAGCAGCACGTCTCCGACATGACCGGTATCCCCCGCTCGGCAGTCAGCGACATCGAACGCGGCGCTCGCCGGGTGGACAGCCTCGAGCTGAAGAAGCTCGCGCGCCTGTACATGCGGCCGGTGTCCTACTTCCTCGCAAAGGAGGAAGAGGCCGACCTGGGGGAGCATGCACTGGCCGGGCTGCCGCGCGCCCTCGTCGGCTTGAGTGACGGTGACTGGGAGGAAGTGCTGAGCTTCGCCGAATTCTTGAAGTTCCGACGGGCAAGCGAGAAGGAGAGGGAGCGCGGGGAGTGA